A genome region from Frankineae bacterium MT45 includes the following:
- a CDS encoding ATP-dependent DNA helicase RecG — protein MSSRPSLLRRLTADASTLDAMSLKYDVSRCDAVALGTIVRGEQVLVTGRLRSVSYTPRETVPTITAELFDGSAAIDLVWLGRRRIAGLEPGRRLFVRGRVGDHDGRLAIYNPWYELRASV, from the coding sequence GTGTCCAGTCGTCCGTCACTCCTGCGCCGCCTCACCGCCGACGCCAGCACCCTAGACGCGATGTCGTTGAAATACGACGTATCGCGCTGTGACGCTGTCGCCCTCGGCACCATCGTGCGGGGGGAGCAGGTGCTCGTCACCGGCCGCCTCCGCAGCGTCTCCTACACACCGCGTGAGACCGTCCCGACGATCACGGCTGAACTCTTCGACGGCTCGGCGGCGATCGACCTCGTCTGGCTGGGGCGGCGGCGTATCGCCGGCCTGGAGCCGGGGCGCCGGCTCTTCGTCCGCGGACGCGTCGGCGATCACGACGGGCGCCTGGCGATCTACAACCCCTGGTACGAGTTGAGAGCCTCGGTGTGA